One genomic segment of Roseovarius carneus includes these proteins:
- the ndk gene encoding nucleoside-diphosphate kinase — MATERTLSIIKPDATKRNLTGKINAKFEEAGLRIVAQKRIHLTPAQAGEFYKVHAERPFFGELRDFMASGPVVVQVLEGDGAIAKNREVMGATNPADAAPGTVRADFAESVGENSVHGSDAPETAAEEIAYFFSGLELVG; from the coding sequence ATGGCGACCGAACGCACGCTCAGCATCATCAAACCCGATGCAACCAAACGCAACCTGACCGGCAAGATCAACGCCAAGTTCGAAGAGGCCGGTCTGCGCATCGTGGCCCAAAAGCGCATCCACCTGACCCCAGCGCAGGCGGGCGAGTTCTACAAGGTCCACGCCGAGCGGCCTTTCTTCGGCGAGCTGCGCGATTTCATGGCCTCTGGCCCGGTGGTTGTGCAAGTTCTGGAAGGGGACGGCGCAATCGCCAAGAACCGCGAAGTTATGGGCGCGACCAACCCTGCCGATGCGGCCCCCGGCACTGTGCGTGCGGATTTCGCCGAGAGCGTTGGCGAGAATTCGGTCCACGGCTCGGACGCGCCTGAAACGGCGGCAGAAGAGATCGCGTATTTCTTCTCCGGGCTTGAGCTGGTCGGCTAA
- a CDS encoding ABC-F family ATP-binding cassette domain-containing protein, with the protein MLRITDISYSVAGRPLIENATVSIPDGHKVGIVGRNGTGKTTLFKLIRGELVLDSGEITMPARARIGGVAQEVPGNKVSLIDTVLAADKERASLMEEAETAQDAARISEIQTRLADIDAWGAEARAASILKGLGFGDKEQRMPCSAFSGGWRMRVALAAVLFSQPDLLLLDEPTNYLDLEGALWLETYLAKYPHTVLIVSHDRGLLNRAVGEILHLEDRKLTLYNGGYDTFARTRAARLAAAESEARKQDARRAHLQSFVDRFRAKASKAVQAQSRLKMIEKMTPITTPQEAALKKFTFPSPEELSPPIISMEGASVGYGETTILSRLNLRIDQDDRIALLGTNGEGKSTLSKMLAGKLERMTGAMTTSSKLRVGYFAQHQVEELHVDETPIDHIRRLRPTETPARLRARLGGFGIGAEQAETLVGKLSGGQKARLSLMLATIDAPHMLILDEPTNHLDIESREALVEALTAYSGAVILVSHDMHLLSLVADRLWLVKDGRVAPYEGDLESYRAMLLASDTPMKKPKEAKPKRPSRDAILALRADVKKCEQRVEKLNEMGDKLAKKLADPRMYDDGKSDEAAVWQRKYSEVMDAQERAEAMWVKALEKLEKAEA; encoded by the coding sequence ATGCTGCGTATCACAGATATCTCTTATTCCGTCGCGGGCCGCCCGCTGATCGAGAATGCCACCGTCTCCATCCCCGATGGGCACAAGGTGGGCATTGTCGGGCGTAACGGCACGGGCAAAACCACGCTTTTCAAACTGATCCGGGGCGAATTGGTGCTGGATTCGGGCGAGATCACCATGCCCGCCCGCGCCCGCATTGGCGGCGTGGCCCAAGAGGTGCCGGGCAATAAGGTGAGCCTGATCGACACGGTTCTGGCCGCCGACAAGGAACGCGCCAGCCTGATGGAAGAGGCCGAAACGGCCCAGGACGCCGCCCGGATTTCCGAGATTCAGACCCGCCTTGCCGATATCGACGCATGGGGCGCAGAGGCGCGTGCGGCCTCAATCCTCAAGGGACTGGGATTTGGCGACAAAGAACAACGCATGCCTTGCTCCGCCTTCTCGGGCGGGTGGCGGATGCGCGTGGCCTTGGCCGCCGTTTTGTTCTCGCAGCCTGACCTGCTCTTGCTCGATGAGCCGACCAACTATCTCGATCTTGAGGGAGCGTTGTGGTTGGAGACATACCTCGCCAAATATCCCCATACGGTGCTGATCGTCAGCCATGATCGCGGCCTTCTGAACCGCGCCGTGGGCGAGATCCTGCATCTGGAGGATCGCAAACTTACGCTCTATAACGGCGGCTATGACACGTTTGCGCGGACCCGTGCCGCGCGTCTGGCCGCCGCCGAATCCGAGGCGCGCAAGCAAGACGCCCGCCGTGCCCACCTACAAAGCTTCGTGGACCGTTTCCGCGCCAAGGCGTCCAAGGCCGTACAGGCGCAATCACGCCTCAAGATGATCGAGAAGATGACCCCGATCACCACCCCGCAAGAGGCAGCCCTCAAGAAATTCACCTTCCCCTCGCCCGAGGAGCTTTCGCCACCCATCATCTCCATGGAGGGCGCGTCCGTGGGCTATGGCGAGACCACAATCCTGTCACGGCTCAACCTGCGCATAGATCAGGATGACCGGATCGCGCTGCTGGGCACCAATGGTGAGGGCAAATCGACCTTGTCGAAGATGCTCGCAGGCAAGCTGGAGCGGATGACCGGCGCGATGACCACCTCCTCAAAACTCCGCGTGGGCTATTTCGCGCAGCATCAGGTGGAGGAGTTGCATGTCGATGAGACGCCCATCGACCATATCCGCCGCCTGCGCCCCACGGAAACGCCCGCGCGGCTTCGCGCACGGCTGGGTGGCTTTGGCATCGGGGCCGAACAGGCGGAAACGCTTGTTGGCAAGCTTTCGGGCGGGCAAAAAGCGCGTCTGTCGCTTATGCTGGCCACGATTGATGCGCCGCATATGCTAATCCTGGATGAGCCGACCAACCACCTCGATATCGAGAGCCGTGAGGCGCTTGTTGAGGCCTTAACCGCCTATAGCGGTGCGGTGATCCTCGTGAGCCACGATATGCACCTTCTCAGCCTCGTGGCAGACCGGCTCTGGCTGGTTAAGGACGGGCGCGTGGCGCCATATGAGGGCGATCTGGAAAGCTACCGCGCGATGCTTCTGGCCTCTGACACGCCGATGAAAAAGCCCAAAGAGGCCAAGCCCAAACGCCCCTCGCGCGACGCCATTCTGGCCCTGCGGGCGGACGTTAAGAAATGCGAGCAGCGCGTTGAAAAGCTGAATGAAATGGGTGACAAGCTGGCCAAGAAGCTGGCTGATCCGCGCATGTATGATGATGGTAAATCCGACGAGGCGGCCGTGTGGCAACGCAAATATTCAGAAGTGATGGATGCGCAAGAACGCGCCGAGGCGATGTGGGTCAAAGCGCTCGAAAAGCTGGAGAAGGCCGAGGCCTGA
- a CDS encoding MarC family protein: MDTAFLITTFVTLFIIVDPIALTPMFVALTRGLTPAQRRTIGLRACLAAAAILTVFALAGEAVLNFIGISMPAFRIAGGILLFLTALEMLFERRSQRREDQADLDDFPDPSIFPLAIPLLAGPGAIASVILLVGEAPGYVGTISVLGVLFAVLAIVFVFFLSAGLLERGLGKTGINIVTRLFGMLLAALAVQFVLDGLRGFGIAG; the protein is encoded by the coding sequence ATGGACACCGCCTTTCTCATCACCACGTTCGTCACGCTTTTCATCATCGTCGATCCCATTGCGCTGACGCCGATGTTCGTGGCGTTGACCCGAGGGCTGACGCCCGCGCAGCGCCGCACGATTGGCCTACGCGCCTGTCTCGCGGCGGCGGCGATCCTTACGGTCTTTGCGCTGGCGGGCGAAGCTGTGCTGAATTTCATCGGCATTTCCATGCCCGCCTTTCGCATCGCGGGGGGGATTTTGCTCTTTCTCACAGCGCTTGAAATGCTGTTTGAGCGCCGCTCCCAGCGGCGGGAGGATCAGGCGGATCTCGATGATTTCCCTGATCCGTCGATCTTTCCTCTGGCCATCCCCCTTCTGGCCGGGCCGGGCGCGATTGCCTCGGTGATCCTTTTGGTGGGCGAGGCGCCGGGCTATGTCGGCACGATATCGGTGCTGGGCGTGCTCTTTGCGGTGCTGGCCATCGTGTTTGTTTTCTTTCTCAGCGCGGGCCTGCTGGAGCGTGGCTTGGGCAAGACGGGCATCAACATCGTCACCCGCCTTTTCGGGATGCTTTTGGCCGCACTTGCGGTGCAATTCGTCCTCGACGGGTTGCGCGGATTTGGCATTGCAGGCTAG
- a CDS encoding retropepsin-like aspartic protease family protein — MDSIDTAQLIYLSLLGGAIVFWFLVANRGQMGKVLQGAVMWGLLFIAVIAAYGLWGDIQTTVQPRQTVSADAGQIILPRGAGGHYFLEAEVNGVAMRFVVDTGATHVVLSQEDAARIGFDPDALTYFGTAQTANGIVRTAPVEIDTITIGDLTDRGVRAVVNEGDLFESLLGMSYLERFSNIQIANDRLILTR, encoded by the coding sequence ATGGACAGTATCGACACGGCACAGCTCATTTACCTCTCGCTTTTGGGCGGGGCGATTGTCTTTTGGTTTTTGGTGGCCAATCGCGGGCAGATGGGCAAAGTGCTGCAAGGTGCGGTGATGTGGGGGCTGCTTTTCATCGCCGTGATCGCGGCCTACGGGCTCTGGGGCGATATCCAGACCACGGTGCAACCGCGCCAGACCGTCTCGGCTGATGCGGGACAGATCATCCTGCCGCGCGGCGCGGGGGGGCATTATTTCCTTGAGGCCGAGGTAAACGGCGTAGCCATGCGCTTTGTCGTGGATACCGGTGCGACCCATGTGGTGCTGAGCCAAGAGGACGCGGCGCGCATTGGGTTTGACCCGGACGCGCTGACATATTTCGGCACAGCGCAAACCGCCAATGGGATCGTGCGCACGGCACCTGTGGAGATCGACACGATCACCATCGGAGATCTGACCGATCGCGGTGTGCGCGCTGTGGTGAATGAAGGAGACCTCTTTGAGTCGCTGCTCGGCATGAGCTATCTTGAGCGTTTCTCAAACATTCAGATCGCGAATGATCGGCTAATCCTGACAAGGTAA
- a CDS encoding DNA polymerase III subunit chi, which yields MGAAYFYHLTRRPLEATLPMLLDKARGAGWRVAVRGCDTARMEWLDAQLWRGPEEGFLPHGLATSPHAADQPVLLTTGPEAANGAVCLMAVDGADVTADEVGRMERVCVLFDGNDPAALDHARGQWKALTDAGCAAQYWSEESGRWEKKAEKAGA from the coding sequence ATGGGGGCTGCGTATTTCTATCACCTGACGCGGCGACCGCTGGAGGCGACCTTGCCGATGCTTCTGGATAAGGCGCGCGGCGCGGGCTGGCGTGTGGCGGTCCGGGGGTGCGATACGGCGCGGATGGAGTGGCTTGATGCGCAGCTTTGGCGCGGCCCGGAGGAGGGGTTCTTGCCGCATGGGCTGGCCACATCGCCCCATGCCGCCGATCAGCCCGTGTTGCTGACCACCGGACCCGAGGCGGCCAACGGCGCGGTCTGTCTGATGGCGGTCGATGGGGCGGATGTGACGGCGGATGAGGTGGGCCGGATGGAGCGGGTTTGCGTGCTCTTTGATGGCAATGATCCTGCGGCGCTTGATCATGCGCGCGGACAATGGAAGGCGCTGACCGATGCCGGATGCGCCGCGCAATACTGGTCCGAGGAAAGTGGGCGCTGGGAGAAAAAGGCCGAGAAAGCTGGGGCTTGA
- a CDS encoding leucyl aminopeptidase translates to MSPQTPIAALTVTAADLDAIAEAEGRVAVCVGKDGKLDPAARRVNRLTKGALARMIESGALEKAKSGDVKTLAWPAGMKAEAVDVLCVERGAKPVEARKAGAALGKVKGMGPMLILAGAVRRAEDLALGAVLRAYTFSARKTAEVDEMQGITVQVAKPEEVSAASVSAVAEGVFFTRDLVSEPANHLTTTEFAKRIKDMEALGLKVKIMEEAELEKLGMGCLLSVGHGSISPSKVAVMEWMGGAKGEAPLALVGKGVVFDTGGISLKPAGGMEDMTMDMGGAGVVAGALRTLALRKAKANVVGLVGLVENMPSDRATRPGDVVTSMKGDTVEVINTDAEGRLVLADVMWYAQETYKPRAMIDLATLTGAIIVGLGHENAGVFSNDDDLSRAFLKASEAEGEGAWRMPMGQAYDDMIKSNIADMKNVGGRDAGSITAAQFLLRFVQDGVPWMHLDIAGVASVKADTAYAPKGASGWGVMALNRLVADMLEG, encoded by the coding sequence ATGAGCCCCCAAACCCCTATCGCCGCCCTCACCGTGACCGCCGCCGATCTCGACGCCATTGCCGAGGCGGAGGGCCGTGTGGCCGTGTGCGTGGGCAAGGATGGCAAGCTTGACCCTGCTGCGCGCCGGGTGAACCGGCTCACGAAGGGCGCGCTGGCGCGGATGATAGAGAGCGGGGCGCTGGAGAAGGCCAAATCAGGCGATGTAAAAACGCTGGCTTGGCCGGCGGGCATGAAGGCCGAAGCGGTGGATGTGCTCTGCGTTGAGCGCGGCGCGAAACCTGTGGAGGCGCGCAAGGCGGGCGCGGCGCTGGGCAAGGTGAAGGGCATGGGGCCGATGTTGATCCTTGCGGGTGCGGTGCGCCGGGCCGAGGATCTGGCGCTGGGTGCTGTGCTGCGCGCCTATACGTTCTCGGCGCGCAAGACCGCTGAGGTCGACGAGATGCAAGGGATCACCGTGCAGGTGGCCAAGCCCGAGGAGGTCAGCGCCGCCAGCGTGAGCGCCGTGGCCGAGGGTGTGTTTTTCACCCGCGATCTGGTGAGCGAGCCTGCCAACCACCTCACCACCACGGAATTTGCCAAGCGGATCAAGGATATGGAGGCGCTTGGCCTCAAGGTGAAGATCATGGAGGAGGCAGAGCTGGAAAAGCTCGGCATGGGATGTTTGCTGAGTGTGGGCCACGGCTCGATCAGCCCCTCCAAGGTCGCGGTGATGGAATGGATGGGGGGTGCCAAAGGCGAGGCACCGCTGGCTCTGGTCGGTAAGGGCGTGGTCTTTGATACGGGCGGGATCAGCCTCAAACCCGCAGGCGGCATGGAAGACATGACCATGGATATGGGTGGCGCGGGCGTTGTGGCGGGCGCGTTGCGCACGCTGGCGCTGCGCAAGGCCAAGGCCAATGTCGTGGGCCTTGTGGGCCTCGTTGAGAACATGCCCTCGGACCGTGCGACGCGGCCCGGCGATGTCGTGACCTCCATGAAGGGCGACACGGTTGAGGTGATCAACACCGACGCCGAAGGTCGTCTCGTTTTGGCGGATGTGATGTGGTATGCGCAAGAGACCTACAAACCGCGCGCTATGATTGATCTGGCCACCCTGACGGGCGCGATCATCGTAGGGCTTGGCCATGAAAACGCGGGTGTTTTCTCCAATGATGATGATCTGAGCCGGGCGTTCTTGAAGGCGTCTGAGGCCGAGGGCGAGGGCGCGTGGCGGATGCCGATGGGGCAGGCCTATGATGATATGATCAAGAGCAATATCGCGGACATGAAAAACGTGGGCGGGCGCGATGCAGGCTCCATCACAGCGGCGCAATTCCTGTTGCGCTTCGTGCAAGATGGTGTGCCGTGGATGCACCTGGACATCGCGGGGGTGGCCTCGGTCAAGGCCGATACGGCCTATGCGCCCAAAGGGGCGAGCGGCTGGGGTGTGATGGCGCTTAACCGGCTGGTGGCGGATATGCTGGAGGGCTGA
- the lptF gene encoding LPS export ABC transporter permease LptF: protein MLSQFMVLFGFFALVLVSIFWINKAVRMFDRLISDGQSTWVFLEFTALTLPGVIGVVLPIAAFAGAVYVTNRLSTESELTVMQATGYSPWRMARPVVFYGLIIAVMMSALAHYLIPTSLAQLEERRIEVSRNVTAKLLTEGEFLHPANGVTFYIREISPEGELRDVFLSDRRNPDTAVTYTSAQAYLVQEGGGTKLVMINGLAQSLAREGQRLFTTTFEDFSYDISALVSNSAANLDRIAFASTWDLITNPRAVAERTNVSHAQALSVLHTRFTSALMCVIAALVGFATLLLGSYSRFGVWRQILTAFILLVGLKLVEGAVAGPVLGAAALWPLLYLPVMGGIGLSVALLYLAAHPGMLRRLLPHRRESVA, encoded by the coding sequence ATGCTGTCGCAATTCATGGTGCTCTTCGGATTCTTCGCACTGGTTCTGGTATCCATCTTCTGGATCAACAAAGCGGTGCGCATGTTCGACCGGTTGATCAGCGATGGTCAGTCTACTTGGGTATTCTTGGAATTCACGGCGCTGACGCTTCCGGGCGTGATCGGTGTTGTGCTGCCCATCGCGGCCTTTGCCGGTGCGGTCTATGTCACCAACCGTCTCAGCACCGAATCCGAGCTTACGGTGATGCAGGCCACCGGCTATTCTCCGTGGCGCATGGCGCGGCCCGTGGTGTTTTACGGGCTGATCATTGCGGTGATGATGTCGGCTCTGGCCCATTACCTTATCCCCACAAGCCTCGCCCAGCTCGAAGAGCGGCGCATTGAGGTCTCGCGCAACGTCACGGCCAAGCTCTTGACCGAAGGGGAGTTTTTGCACCCCGCCAATGGCGTGACCTTCTATATCCGCGAAATCAGCCCTGAGGGGGAACTGCGCGATGTGTTCCTGTCGGACCGCCGCAACCCCGACACGGCGGTGACCTACACCTCCGCTCAGGCCTATCTTGTGCAGGAAGGCGGCGGGACCAAGCTGGTGATGATCAACGGGCTGGCCCAGAGCCTTGCGCGCGAGGGTCAGCGGCTCTTTACCACCACGTTTGAGGATTTCTCCTACGATATCTCGGCGCTGGTCTCTAACAGTGCGGCCAATCTCGACAGGATCGCCTTTGCCAGCACATGGGACCTGATCACAAACCCGCGCGCCGTGGCCGAGCGCACCAATGTGAGCCACGCGCAAGCGCTGAGTGTGCTGCACACCCGCTTTACCAGCGCGCTGATGTGCGTGATCGCGGCCCTTGTGGGATTCGCCACGCTTCTCTTGGGCAGCTACAGCCGCTTCGGCGTCTGGCGCCAAATCCTGACAGCGTTTATCCTTCTGGTCGGGCTGAAGCTGGTTGAGGGGGCTGTTGCGGGCCCCGTGCTTGGGGCCGCAGCGCTCTGGCCGCTTCTCTACCTGCCTGTTATGGGTGGGATCGGTCTGAGTGTGGCCCTTCTTTATCTCGCGGCCCATCCTGGCATGTTGCGCCGTCTGCTACCGCACCGCAGGGAGAG